The genomic segment ttaatctcACCAAAACCAATAAGATTTCCATGTCTTTGTACAGCATGAGTAATTTCCATAGCTTTCTCTTTGCTAACCCCTAACTACAATAACCAACAGAAATTACAATTCACAGCTTGAAGGAGGTTTATGAAATTTAAATACATTTCGAGAGTAAAAACCTTTGAGCAAACATCGTCAGATACCCCAGATTGTCTGAAAAACTTCCCAAAGTAAAAGGGTATCATATCACTTATACAAACTCCCCTGAAAATATGAACACTTTACAAGCTTATTGCACATTGTATGTATTTGAGATATTTCAATGCCTAAAATTTTAAGAAGATGATATGAAACTGTAAAATTAGAGGGGAATTGTGCATTAACTTTTCTTGCCAACAAAGAGTTTAGATTGTAGCAATATGTAGACCAATGATGacgaggtaattttggttcatAAGGGAATTACAATTgctaaagtaaataaatagataAAGGACAAACCAGTAAACCCATAGTACAGTGGATATCATATATGGAGCATTTCTAGACAATGAACCGACAAAAGATTCCCATGTTCCATCCAAAGAAAGCAACCGTGCTAAGGAGATGCCAACCTACATAATTTTAAATGACCTGATAAAACAGAGaactaaaaataaattcaaaccTGGAAGAGTATAGGACTATGAGGAACAGCGATGCCAGCAGAAAGGACAAACCCATGTATTCAAAGCTTCTTCACTAATGAAAAGTCCGAATCCTGCAGCCATTAGCAGCCAAAAGTAGATCCACCTGAAACCAGAACAATATATCATTTATAAAAAGAACAGATGAGCTCTTATtataaaagagaagaaaaaataCTCTGCAAGGATTAAGGAGTAAAATGTTATAAGTAGGTATGATAAATAATTTCATGTCAAAAGCATGAGTCCCTAATAGGAAAGTACGAAGAAGATCGAGGATATTCTATTACACCATATCTATTAAGCATACCCAGGGGCATATTCAGGAAGAATGATTCTATATCCAAATATTTGAAAGCTAAAAGCACCAGCAGGTGCAGCCAAAGCGGAAGCGGATGAGCCATCTACCACATACTGAATCCCAACTGATGATCCCAGTTTAGGCTGTCTTAGACAAACTGCTATCAATGTAATTACTGCAGCTACTCCAAGAACTAGACCCAGTTTTGAGAGCAATGAACCTCCATTACTGGTGGTTTTGTTTTCTAAATTTCCAAAACCAAAATCAGAAGCCCTATTTTGATCCTCTTGACCAACTTCAGATTTTGTAGGCTCAAAGCTTTTTGCACCGTCATCCTGAAAGCTTTTGATCCTGCATCACGTAGAAAAGATATAGACATACCTTTAGTGAAGGGAGTACAAGATAGTCCGAATGCGTCACATAAGCACATGACaatcaaagaaaaaaatttatgtgcTCTATTGAAATTAAAGAAAGTAAATGCAAcctaaaaagttaaaaaaaaaaaacctattattaagaataaatacaAGAGAAACTGATAAAATACTCTGAAAGGTCATAGGGCCTACCAGATAATATAGTTTCCAGATGTTGCTTCCTCAATTACAACGAAAAACAGAACTGGACCAAAATGAAAAAGATTCCTTCTAGTCAAACCAGTTATGTTTAC from the Primulina tabacum isolate GXHZ01 chromosome 16, ASM2559414v2, whole genome shotgun sequence genome contains:
- the LOC142528650 gene encoding uncharacterized protein LOC142528650, giving the protein MAVLLSLTFPPPPISGKRRLKHSIVGMLRRRHFFLKVEFTDNSSSYRIKSFQDDGAKSFEPTKSEVGQEDQNRASDFGFGNLENKTTSNGGSLLSKLGLVLGVAAVITLIAVCLRQPKLGSSVGIQYVVDGSSASALAAPAGAFSFQIFGYRIILPEYAPGWIYFWLLMAAGFGLFISEEALNTWVGISLARLLSLDGTWESFVGSLSRNAPYMISTVLWVYWGVCISDMIPFYFGKFFRQSGVSDDVCSKLGVSKEKAMEITHAVQRHGNLIGFVERFSLGVRNPTSFLAGAMGISPECFFAGVCCGGLLTLPLQLGIGFLLRERPVFALATVATVVGIWTVFPYAIAAVTALFLYIRNR